The Sphingomicrobium aestuariivivum DNA window GCATGCTCGAGGCGCGCAAAACCACAGGCTGATGTCTGACGTCATGGCTGGACATCACATTTCGATGTGATATTGGCCCGCCATGGCTACAGAATTGCTCGACCGCATCACATCGCTCGTCGACGAGGGCAAGATGACCCGCGCCGGCCTTGCCCGCGCCGCGGGGCTTCATCCCAACAGTCTCAGGAAGCTCGGCACGGACGAATGGAATCCGACCGCCGAGACGCTCGCGCGATTGGAGCGGGTGATCGGGCGGGCCGACGTGCTCGCCGATGCCGAGACCATCATCGACGAGGCGCGCAACGGGCGCATGTTCATCCTCGTCGACGATGACGACCGCGAGAATGAGGGCGACCTCGTCATCCCCGCGCAGATGGCGACGCCGGCAGCGATCAACTTCATGGCCAAGCATGGCCGCGGGCTCATCTGCCTGACCCTCACCAAGGACCGCGTCGAGCAGCTCGGGCTCGAGCCGATGGCGCGGGTCAATCGCGAGAGCATGCAGACCGCCTTCACCGTGTCGATCGAGGCCAAGCATGGCGTCACGACCGGGATCAGCGCCGCCGACCGCGCGCGCACCATCGCGGTGGCGATCGATGCCAATAACGGCCCCGACGAGATCGTCTCGCCCGGCCATGTCTTCCCGCTGACCGCGCAGCCGGGCGGCGTCTTGGTGCGCGCGGGCCATACCGAGGCGGCGGTCGATGTCGCGCGGCTCGCCGGCCTCAACCCCTCGGGCGTGATCTGCGAGATCATGCGCGAGGACGGGACGATGGCGAGGCTCGACGACCTCATCGACTATGCCGCCGAGCATGGCCTCAAGATCGGCACCATCCGCGACCTCATCGCCTATCGCTTGCGCTCCGACCATATGGTCGAGCAGGTGTCGGACAGCGATTTCACCAGCGCGACCGGCGCGCGCTGGCACGCCCGCGTGTTCCGCGACAAGGCGAGCGGCGAGGAGCAACTCGCGCTCGTCCACGGCAGTGTCGATCCCGAGCAGCCGACGCTGGTGCGCATGCACAGCCTCGACCTTTTCGCCGACGTGCTCGGCGAGGCGGGCGAGCGCTCGGGCCTCCTCAAGGGCGCGATGCGCATGATCGAGGCGCAAGGCCGCGGCGTCATCGTCGCGCTCCACGCCGCCGCGCCCGGCAGCCTCAGCCGCTCGACCGATCTTCGTTCGGGCCGGCCGGCGGAGAATGGCCCGGCGCTGCGCGGCTACGGCATCGGCGCGCAGATCCTTGCGGCGCTCGGCCTCCAGGACATGGTACTGCTTACCAACACGCGTCACGCACCGGTGGCGCTGGACGGCTACGGGCTTCGGATCGTCGAGGAACGCGCCATCGAAACGGGGAATGACTGATGGGCAAGATCCTGATCGCCGAAGCGCGTTATTACGACGACCTCAACAACAAGCTACTGGCGGGCGTGAAGGCCTCGCTCGAGGCAGCGGGGCACAGCCACGAGACGATCACCGTGCCGGGCGCGCTCGAACTGCCGGGCGCGATCGCGCTGGCGAGCCAGTCGGGGCGTTATGACGGCTATGTCGCGGTTGGCGTGGTCATCCGCGGGGACACCTATCATTTCGAGATCGTGTCCAACGAGAGCGCGCGCGGGATCATGGCGCTGACCCTCGACGGGCTGGCGATCGGCAATGCGATCCTCACGGTCGAGAACCGCGAGCAGGCCGAAGTCCGCGCCGACCCCAAGCAGAAGGACAAGGGCGGCGAGGCGGCCAGGGCCGTGCTCGCGATGATGGAACTGGCAGACCGATACGGTCAGTAGCTAGTCGGCGGCGGGCGGCTCGATGGCGAGCGGCAGCCACAGCTCGTTGCGGCGCAAGGGGCCCGGGATCGCTGGCGAATTGTAGAAGGCATAGAGCGGGCCGCCGGTGACCTGCACGCCCTGGTCGCGCAGCCAGCCGCGCAGGCTCAGTTCCTCCGCCTCGAGGTCATAGTCGCCGGGCGCGCCCGAGAAGCGGATCACGCCATAACGCTGTCCGACCACTTCGCTGAGGCGCACCCCGCTCGGCGGAGCCGGCAGGCTGGCGGCGGTCTCGCCCTCGGGCATCACGAAACGCACCGTCCAGCGGTCGCCCCCCTGCCGTTCCTCGATCACGGGGGCCGTCATGGGAATCGTGTCGCCATCGTGGCTGCGACCGAAGATATAGTCGGCGAGCGTGCGGAAACCCGAGCGGATCGCCTGGCGGCGGTCGCCATAAGCGGTGGTCTCGGCGACCCAATATTCGGGATAGTCGCGGATCTCGAAATCGCCTTCCTCGTGATGGACGAGATAAGGCGGCTCGGGGGTGGCGCGTTCCTTCATGAGGTAACGAATGCCACCGATCAGCGCGAGCCCGCCCAATGCGGCCGCGCCGCCGATCCATTTCCACTTGTTCGAACGATTTTCGGTCATCGGGCGGGCGCCTCCTCGAGCGTGGGATAGTCGATATAGCCCTCGGGGCCACGGGTGTAGAAGGTTTTCGCGTCGGGCTGGTTCAGCGGAGCGCCCTCGCGAAAGCGGCGGACGAGATCGGGATTGGCAATGAAGGGCCGGCCATAAGCGCAGAAGTCGGCGATACCGTCATCGAGCAGCGCCTGTCCCGAGGAGCGGTCGAGATCGCTGTTGAGCCCGATCCTGCCCGAATAGACCTCGCGCATGGCGGGGCTGACGCGCGGATGGGCGGCCTCGACGAAGCTCGACTCCTGCCCCGGCTCGCGCATCTCGATCCACGGCACGCCGATTTCCTCGAGGATGCGGGCGACAGTGGTGAAGGTGCCGGTCGGATCGCTGTCATCGACCCCGTTCACCTCGCCGATAGGGGAGAGGCGGATGGCGGTGTGGCCCGTGCCGATCTCGGCGGCGATGCCCTCGAGCACCTCGCGCATCAGGCGGGCGCGATTTTCCGCGCTGCCGCCATAATCGTCGTCGCGACGGTTCGAGCTGTCGCGCAGGAACTGGTCGATCAGATAGCCATTGGCGCCGTGGACCTGCACGCCGTCGAAGCCCGCCGCGATGGCGTTCTTCGCAGCAGTCACATAGTCTCCGACGACGCGCTGGATCTCGTCGCGCGGCAAGCTCCTCGCTTCGACGGGGTCCTTCTTTCCCTCATAGGTGTGGAGGCGATGCGGGCCGCTGGTCGCGCTGGCGGAGACCGGCTGGTCTTCGCCGAGGTCGGGGTGGACGAGGCGGCCCATGTGCCAGAGCTGGGCGACGATGCGCCCGCCGGCCTGGTGGACGGCTTCGGTCACCGGCTTCCAGCCTTCGACCTGTGCCTGCGTCCAGAGGCCGGGCGCATAGGGCCAGCCAAGGCCTTCGCGGCTGATCCCCGTAGCCTCCGAGATGATGAGACCGGCCTCGGCGCGCTGGCGATAATATTCGACCGCGATGTCGGGCTGTACCCCCGCCCTGTCGGCGCGGCCGCGGGTGAGCGGGGCCATGACGACGCGGTTGGGACATTGGATGTCGCCGAGGGTGATGGGGTCGAACAGGTCGGGCATGGTGATCCTTCGTGGTCTCTCTTTGGCCAATGCACGTGGACACGCTTGTTTCCGCATTCAACCCGCGCCAAGGCCGGGAAATGGAACGGACCGTCACACCATTGCCGCTGATCGCGCTGCTTGTGGGCGCCAGTGCGCTGGCGGTGGGGCCGTGGTTCGTGCGGCTTGCCGATGTCGGGCCCATCGCCAGCGGGTTCTGGCGCCTCGCCCTCGGCAGCGTGATGCTGTTCGCGCTGGCCGGCGCGATGCACGAGCGGCTCAGGCTGCCGCCGCGTCACCTGACGATCCTGCTCGTCGCCGCCGCCTTCTTCTTCGCCGCCGACCTTGCCGCGTGGCACGAGGGCATCCTGCTGACGAAGATGGGCAATAGCGTGCTGTTCGGCAATTTCGGCAGCTTCGCCTTCGCCTGCTACGGCCTGTGGTTGGCGCGGACCTGGCCGAGGCCCGCACAGGTGGGCGCGCTGTTGCTCGCGGCGACGGGGACGCTGCTTCTCCTGTCGGGGAGCCTCGATCTCGGCCCCGAGACCTTCTGGGGCGACATCCTCTGCCTGACGGCGGGGCTGCTATATGCGGGCTATCTCATTGCCGTCGACAAGGCGCGTCCCTCGCTGTCGCCGCTGCCCTTGCTGGCTTGGGTCAGCCTGTTCGGCGCGCTGATGCTGCTCCCGGTCGCGGCCTCGACCCCCGAGGCGCTGGTGCCGACCAACTGGGGACCGGTGCTGGTGCTGGCATTGTCGAGCCAGGTGATCGGGCAGGGGCTTCTCGTCTATGCCATCGGGCGGTTGCCCCCGCTCGTCGTCGGTCTCGGCCTCCTCACCCAGCCCGCGGTGGCGGGGCTTGTCGGATGGCTGGTCTATGGCGAGGTCTTCACGCTGAAGGACTGGGCGGGCGCGGTGATGATCGGGGCCGCGCTCGTGCTGGTGCGCTTGCGCCCTCGCACGGCAAGGGCCACATGAGGGGCATGGCCG harbors:
- a CDS encoding alkene reductase, producing MPDLFDPITLGDIQCPNRVVMAPLTRGRADRAGVQPDIAVEYYRQRAEAGLIISEATGISREGLGWPYAPGLWTQAQVEGWKPVTEAVHQAGGRIVAQLWHMGRLVHPDLGEDQPVSASATSGPHRLHTYEGKKDPVEARSLPRDEIQRVVGDYVTAAKNAIAAGFDGVQVHGANGYLIDQFLRDSSNRRDDDYGGSAENRARLMREVLEGIAAEIGTGHTAIRLSPIGEVNGVDDSDPTGTFTTVARILEEIGVPWIEMREPGQESSFVEAAHPRVSPAMREVYSGRIGLNSDLDRSSGQALLDDGIADFCAYGRPFIANPDLVRRFREGAPLNQPDAKTFYTRGPEGYIDYPTLEEAPAR
- the ribB gene encoding 3,4-dihydroxy-2-butanone-4-phosphate synthase, which encodes MATELLDRITSLVDEGKMTRAGLARAAGLHPNSLRKLGTDEWNPTAETLARLERVIGRADVLADAETIIDEARNGRMFILVDDDDRENEGDLVIPAQMATPAAINFMAKHGRGLICLTLTKDRVEQLGLEPMARVNRESMQTAFTVSIEAKHGVTTGISAADRARTIAVAIDANNGPDEIVSPGHVFPLTAQPGGVLVRAGHTEAAVDVARLAGLNPSGVICEIMREDGTMARLDDLIDYAAEHGLKIGTIRDLIAYRLRSDHMVEQVSDSDFTSATGARWHARVFRDKASGEEQLALVHGSVDPEQPTLVRMHSLDLFADVLGEAGERSGLLKGAMRMIEAQGRGVIVALHAAAPGSLSRSTDLRSGRPAENGPALRGYGIGAQILAALGLQDMVLLTNTRHAPVALDGYGLRIVEERAIETGND
- a CDS encoding DMT family transporter: MERTVTPLPLIALLVGASALAVGPWFVRLADVGPIASGFWRLALGSVMLFALAGAMHERLRLPPRHLTILLVAAAFFFAADLAAWHEGILLTKMGNSVLFGNFGSFAFACYGLWLARTWPRPAQVGALLLAATGTLLLLSGSLDLGPETFWGDILCLTAGLLYAGYLIAVDKARPSLSPLPLLAWVSLFGALMLLPVAASTPEALVPTNWGPVLVLALSSQVIGQGLLVYAIGRLPPLVVGLGLLTQPAVAGLVGWLVYGEVFTLKDWAGAVMIGAALVLVRLRPRTARAT
- a CDS encoding SOUL family heme-binding protein, which encodes MTENRSNKWKWIGGAAALGGLALIGGIRYLMKERATPEPPYLVHHEEGDFEIRDYPEYWVAETTAYGDRRQAIRSGFRTLADYIFGRSHDGDTIPMTAPVIEERQGGDRWTVRFVMPEGETAASLPAPPSGVRLSEVVGQRYGVIRFSGAPGDYDLEAEELSLRGWLRDQGVQVTGGPLYAFYNSPAIPGPLRRNELWLPLAIEPPAAD
- the ribH gene encoding 6,7-dimethyl-8-ribityllumazine synthase, giving the protein MGKILIAEARYYDDLNNKLLAGVKASLEAAGHSHETITVPGALELPGAIALASQSGRYDGYVAVGVVIRGDTYHFEIVSNESARGIMALTLDGLAIGNAILTVENREQAEVRADPKQKDKGGEAARAVLAMMELADRYGQ